The genomic stretch ACCAGCACGCCTTCCGTCTCCAGAAGTTTGCGCTGCAGACCGGCGTAGGGTTCGCGGATTAGGATGCGCCCGCCGGCGCCGAGCACGCGGTGCCAGGGGATGCCCCGCCCGGAGGGACTCGCGGCCATGGCGCGGCCTGCGGAGCGTGCCCCGCCGCGCAGGCGCAGGGCTCGCGCCAGCGCCCCATAGGTTAAAACCCGGCCGCGCGGAATTTGTTTCACCAGCTTGTAGACCGGCTCCCAGGACATTGTCAGGCCGCCCTTCTCCCCGGATGGAAACCGCGATGCTAGGCGCGCCGCCGTTTTCGCGCAAGACAAAAAGCGCTCCGCGGGGTTTAACAGGTGTGTGTTGCGGGCGAGCGGCGGGAAAGAGCGCGGCGAAGTACAGGTAAAGGACAGGTAACCGCTTGGAAGCAACCTTTGTTTCGAGGCGGCATCGAATCTTTACAGCGGTAGTGGAAGAGACGTACACTACACGCAGATTCGAGTTTGCGAGGTGCCCTGATGGCTTTTGTTCGCCGCAAAGGCAATGTCTTCTACCTCGTGCACAACGTCCGCCGCGGCGGCAAGGTGCAGCAGCTGCACCTGGCGCGGCTCGGCGAACGCGCGCGCATCACCGACGAGGTGGTCCGCCAAGTCTCCAAGAAGCACCCCTTCGTCGAACTCAACTGGAACGCCCTGCGCGAACAGCTCAACAGCCAGCTGGATCTCGCGGATCCCCAATCTCCCGCCGTCCAGAAACTTGTGGCCACGCTGCGGGCTCT from Terriglobia bacterium encodes the following:
- a CDS encoding MGMT family protein, whose translation is MSWEPVYKLVKQIPRGRVLTYGALARALRLRGGARSAGRAMAASPSGRGIPWHRVLGAGGRILIREPYAGLQRKLLETEGVLVVESRVDLKRYLWTPGTPNRKPPKRKSAPLRSKEK